From the genome of Naumannella halotolerans, one region includes:
- a CDS encoding pyrophosphate--fructose-6-phosphate 1-phosphotransferase yields MANKVALLTAGGYAPCLSASIGFLIKEWTRVSPDTEIIAYKHGYQGLLTGDSITVTDTVRESAEILTEYGGSPIGNSRVKLTNVKNLVQRGLIAEGQDPLQVAADQLTADGVDVLHTIGGDDTNTTAADLAKFLHEQGHELTVVGLPKTIDNDVVPIKQTLGAWTAAEMGSRFAQNIIAEHNVGPRMLIIHEVMGRNCGWLTAATARAYREWLEAREWLPEIGLTKEAWDIHALWLPEAALDIDAEAQRLKAVMDDQGCVNVFLSEGAGLEAIVADMEAAGDDVPRDPFGHVRLDEVNPGAWFADKFADRLCAEKVMVQKSGYYARSAPANAADLELIKAMSDKAVEAALAGTPGVIGEDYENADVLGPIAFDRIAGGKPFDIGTDWYLQILDAIGQPRPPQ; encoded by the coding sequence ATGGCCAACAAGGTTGCCCTGCTGACCGCCGGGGGGTACGCCCCGTGTCTGTCGGCGTCGATCGGATTCCTGATCAAAGAATGGACCAGGGTCTCCCCCGACACCGAGATCATCGCCTACAAGCACGGCTACCAGGGGCTGCTGACCGGTGACTCGATCACCGTCACCGACACCGTCCGCGAGAGCGCCGAGATCCTCACCGAGTACGGCGGGTCGCCGATCGGCAACTCGCGGGTGAAGCTGACCAATGTGAAGAACCTGGTCCAGCGGGGGCTGATCGCCGAGGGACAGGACCCGTTGCAGGTCGCCGCCGACCAGCTCACGGCCGATGGGGTCGATGTGCTGCACACCATCGGTGGCGACGACACCAACACCACCGCTGCCGACCTGGCGAAGTTCCTGCACGAACAGGGCCACGAACTGACCGTGGTCGGGCTGCCGAAGACCATCGACAACGATGTGGTGCCGATCAAGCAGACCCTCGGCGCCTGGACCGCGGCCGAGATGGGTTCGCGGTTCGCCCAGAACATCATCGCCGAACACAATGTCGGCCCGCGGATGTTGATCATCCACGAAGTGATGGGGCGCAACTGTGGCTGGCTGACCGCCGCCACGGCCCGGGCCTACCGGGAATGGCTGGAGGCCCGCGAGTGGCTGCCGGAGATCGGGCTGACCAAGGAGGCCTGGGACATCCACGCACTGTGGCTGCCCGAGGCCGCCCTGGACATCGACGCCGAGGCGCAGCGGCTGAAGGCCGTGATGGACGATCAGGGCTGTGTGAACGTCTTCCTCTCCGAGGGTGCCGGCCTGGAGGCGATCGTCGCCGACATGGAGGCCGCCGGTGACGACGTACCCCGCGACCCGTTCGGTCACGTCCGGTTGGACGAGGTGAACCCGGGCGCCTGGTTCGCTGACAAGTTCGCCGACCGCCTGTGTGCGGAGAAGGTGATGGTGCAGAAGTCGGGCTACTACGCCCGGTCGGCACCGGCCAATGCCGCAGACCTGGAACTGATCAAGGCGATGTCGGACAAGGCGGTGGAGGCGGCACTGGCCGGCACCCCGGGTGTGATCGGTGAGGACTACGAGAACGCCGACGTCCTCGGTCCGATCGCCTTCGACCGGATCGCCGGGGGCAAGCCCTTCGACATCGGCACCGACTGGTACCTGCAGATCCTCGACGCGATCGGACAGCCCCGACCGCCGCAGTGA
- the soxR gene encoding redox-sensitive transcriptional activator SoxR has protein sequence MDQDQPSRLLSIGELAGRSGLAHSALRYYERHGLISPVRNATNQRLYRRSDLRRLAFIRSAQRVGLSLAEIGEALASLPRSRTPTAEDWRTLSESWRPRLDRQIRRLTELRDRLDSCIGCGCLSLTSCGLSNPDDRAAELGSGAVYLERRVQRD, from the coding sequence ATGGACCAGGACCAGCCGTCCCGGTTGCTGAGCATCGGTGAACTCGCCGGCCGTTCCGGTCTGGCCCACTCCGCCCTGCGCTACTACGAACGGCACGGACTGATCAGCCCGGTACGCAATGCCACCAACCAGCGCCTCTACCGGCGCAGCGATCTGCGCCGGCTGGCCTTCATCCGCTCCGCCCAGCGGGTGGGGCTGTCGCTGGCCGAGATCGGTGAGGCACTCGCCTCACTGCCCCGCAGCCGCACGCCGACCGCCGAGGACTGGCGTACCCTCTCCGAATCCTGGCGTCCCCGGCTCGATCGACAGATCCGGCGGCTGACCGAGCTGCGGGACCGACTCGACAGCTGCATCGGTTGCGGCTGCCTCAGCCTCACCTCCTGCGGGTTGAGCAATCCCGACGACCGGGCCGCCGAGCTGGGCTCGGGTGCGGTCTATCTGGAACGCCGGGTGCAGCGGGACTGA
- a CDS encoding MalY/PatB family protein — MAIFDVPLSELQQRTSMKWRRFGADILPAWVAEMDCRPAPAVRDALFEAIETGDTGYPEGDVYQRAYADFAARRWNWQFDPADAVIVPDVMQGAARVAELLTAPDSHIVVNNPVYNCFYGYLPWVGRNVLEVPLTADHELDLDALEDAFAGRLGPKPQGYLLCNPHNPTGTQFTAAELGRVAELADTYDVTVISDEIHAPLMAADSGFVPYLSLPGTENAVTVTSASKAWNLAGLKAALAIGGSRSAEALRTLPDEVTHSASHLGLISHAVALTKAEDWLDQVIGEIESNRHLLARLLAERAPQLRYHPGPATYLAWVDCSALGVTNPAAVFRTRGKVALSPGAIFGSGAGQHVRVNVATSPEILTEVVERMVRAIE; from the coding sequence GTGGCGATCTTCGACGTACCCCTGTCCGAACTGCAGCAGCGCACCTCCATGAAATGGCGCCGCTTCGGTGCCGACATCCTGCCGGCCTGGGTGGCCGAGATGGACTGCCGTCCGGCACCGGCGGTACGCGATGCGCTGTTCGAGGCCATCGAGACCGGTGACACCGGCTATCCCGAGGGTGATGTCTACCAGCGCGCCTATGCCGATTTCGCCGCCCGCCGCTGGAACTGGCAGTTCGATCCCGCTGACGCGGTGATCGTGCCCGATGTGATGCAGGGCGCCGCCCGGGTGGCCGAGCTGCTCACCGCACCGGACAGCCACATCGTGGTGAACAACCCGGTCTACAACTGCTTCTACGGGTATCTGCCGTGGGTCGGGCGCAATGTGCTGGAGGTGCCGCTGACCGCCGATCACGAGCTCGATCTGGACGCTCTGGAGGACGCCTTCGCCGGTCGTCTCGGCCCGAAACCGCAGGGCTACCTGCTGTGCAATCCGCACAACCCGACCGGGACCCAGTTCACCGCCGCCGAGCTCGGCCGGGTGGCCGAACTGGCCGACACCTACGACGTGACCGTGATCTCCGACGAGATCCATGCGCCGCTGATGGCCGCCGACTCCGGGTTCGTGCCGTACCTGTCGCTGCCCGGGACCGAGAACGCGGTCACCGTCACCTCGGCGTCCAAGGCCTGGAATCTGGCCGGGTTGAAGGCGGCCCTGGCGATCGGCGGTTCGCGCAGCGCCGAGGCCCTGCGGACCCTGCCCGACGAGGTCACCCACAGCGCCAGTCATCTGGGGCTGATCTCCCATGCGGTGGCCCTGACCAAGGCCGAGGACTGGCTGGACCAGGTGATCGGTGAGATCGAGTCGAATCGGCACTTGCTGGCCCGGTTGCTGGCCGAGCGGGCGCCGCAACTGCGCTACCACCCGGGACCGGCCACCTACCTCGCCTGGGTCGACTGTTCGGCCCTCGGCGTGACGAACCCCGCCGCGGTCTTCCGTACCCGCGGCAAGGTGGCCCTCAGCCCAGGTGCGATCTTCGGCTCCGGCGCCGGCCAGCATGTCCGGGTCAATGTCGCCACCTCACCGGAGATCCTGACCGAGGTGGTGGAGCGGATGGTCCGCGCGATCGAGTGA
- a CDS encoding L-threonylcarbamoyladenylate synthase, giving the protein MARYFDVHPDNPQPRSIQQVVQIIEDGGLVAYPTDSCFAFGCKLGNAEALDRIRTIRQLDSKHHFTLVCKDFAQLGQFVQLDNAVFRAVKAATPGPYTFILPATREVPRAMLHPKKRTVGVRIPIHTTALALVEALGEPLLSSTLLLPGASEPLTEGWVINEEIGNSLDAILDSGDCGVEPTTVVDLSGDEVVIARYGAGDPTPFE; this is encoded by the coding sequence ATGGCGAGGTACTTCGATGTGCACCCGGACAATCCCCAACCGCGTTCGATCCAACAGGTCGTGCAGATCATCGAGGACGGTGGTCTGGTGGCCTATCCGACGGACTCCTGTTTCGCCTTCGGCTGCAAGCTCGGCAATGCCGAGGCCCTGGACCGGATCCGGACGATCCGCCAGCTCGACTCCAAGCATCACTTCACCCTGGTCTGCAAGGACTTCGCCCAGTTGGGCCAGTTCGTGCAGTTGGACAATGCGGTGTTCCGGGCGGTGAAGGCGGCGACCCCGGGGCCGTACACGTTCATCCTGCCCGCGACCCGTGAGGTGCCGCGGGCGATGCTGCACCCGAAGAAGCGGACCGTCGGGGTACGGATCCCCATCCACACCACCGCGCTGGCACTGGTCGAGGCACTGGGCGAGCCGCTGCTGTCCAGCACCTTGTTGCTGCCCGGGGCCTCGGAGCCGCTGACCGAGGGGTGGGTGATCAACGAGGAGATCGGCAACTCGCTGGATGCGATCCTGGATTCGGGCGATTGTGGTGTGGAGCCGACCACCGTCGTCGACCTGTCCGGTGACGAGGTGGTGATCGCCCGTTACGGTGCGGGTGACCCTACCCCCTTCGAGTGA
- a CDS encoding glutathione peroxidase, which produces MTSLSDFTATAIDGTPKQLADYAGEVVLVVNTASQCGFTSQYGPLQQLQTDYADRGFVVLGFPCDQFGHQEPGTEAEIAQFCETSYAVSFPMFAKIDVNGEHAHPLYRWLKSERSGILGGAIKWNFTKFLIDRGGAVVKRYAPTVDPADIRPDIERLLAA; this is translated from the coding sequence ATGACCAGCCTGAGTGATTTCACCGCCACCGCGATCGACGGTACGCCGAAGCAGCTCGCCGACTATGCGGGCGAGGTGGTGCTGGTGGTGAACACCGCCTCCCAATGCGGGTTCACCTCGCAGTACGGGCCGTTGCAGCAGTTGCAGACCGACTACGCCGATCGCGGTTTCGTCGTCCTCGGCTTTCCCTGTGACCAGTTCGGTCACCAGGAGCCGGGAACCGAGGCCGAGATCGCGCAGTTCTGCGAGACCTCCTATGCGGTGTCCTTCCCGATGTTCGCCAAGATCGACGTGAACGGCGAGCACGCCCATCCGCTGTACCGGTGGTTGAAGTCGGAACGTTCGGGGATCCTCGGTGGTGCGATCAAGTGGAACTTCACCAAGTTCCTGATCGACCGCGGTGGTGCGGTGGTGAAGCGGTACGCCCCGACCGTCGATCCGGCAGACATCCGCCCCGACATCGAGCGACTGCTGGCAGCCTGA
- a CDS encoding winged helix DNA-binding domain-containing protein yields the protein MADMIISDEQRRARLADRHRLSPERRSDDVLLITDGLLALHATDPPTVHLSTWARMRTPRPDAVTEHLGTGELLRHHAMRRTIWVARTPTMARMHEAAGRKVAATERRTMITALANAGVDDPEQWIDRARIEVLELLRSEGPLNSRAIGSRLPRLNLTLRLAPGTKWEARQSAHTRLMTLLGFEGVLARTTPIGGWHTSEFAWLPTEDVIGTALTGPPLAESAAELAAAWLRQFGPATTDDLQWWMGWTKTLTRQALADAGALPVRLNEGPGWLAADDLGEVAVEPWVALLPTLDPTTMGWKHRGWYLSERAATDAFDRAGNAAPTIWVDGRVVGTWAQREDREIRLHWFDDVPTSRRAQVEARAEEVATWVGDTRYRVRFPSRLHRDLVG from the coding sequence ATGGCGGACATGATCATCAGCGACGAGCAGCGGCGTGCGCGGCTGGCCGATCGGCACCGGCTGTCGCCGGAGCGCCGTAGCGACGATGTGTTGCTGATCACCGACGGTCTGCTGGCATTGCATGCGACCGATCCGCCGACGGTGCACCTGTCGACCTGGGCGCGGATGCGTACCCCTCGACCGGATGCGGTCACCGAGCACCTGGGCACCGGTGAGCTCCTGCGCCACCATGCGATGCGTCGAACCATCTGGGTGGCCCGGACCCCGACCATGGCCCGGATGCACGAGGCGGCCGGGCGGAAGGTGGCCGCGACCGAACGCCGGACCATGATCACCGCACTGGCCAACGCCGGGGTGGACGATCCCGAACAGTGGATCGACCGGGCCCGGATCGAGGTCCTGGAACTGCTGCGTTCGGAGGGCCCACTGAACTCCCGGGCCATCGGGTCACGGTTGCCCCGGCTGAATCTCACCCTGAGGCTGGCGCCGGGCACCAAGTGGGAGGCCAGACAGAGCGCGCACACCCGGTTGATGACCCTGCTCGGCTTCGAAGGTGTGTTGGCCCGGACCACCCCGATCGGTGGCTGGCACACCAGCGAGTTCGCCTGGCTGCCGACCGAGGACGTGATCGGTACCGCACTGACCGGGCCCCCGCTGGCCGAGTCGGCCGCCGAACTCGCCGCGGCCTGGTTGCGCCAGTTCGGCCCGGCGACCACCGACGATCTGCAGTGGTGGATGGGATGGACCAAGACCCTCACCCGGCAGGCATTGGCCGACGCCGGTGCGCTACCGGTCCGACTGAACGAGGGACCGGGCTGGCTGGCGGCCGACGACCTCGGTGAGGTCGCGGTCGAACCGTGGGTGGCGCTGCTGCCGACGCTGGATCCCACCACCATGGGGTGGAAACATCGTGGCTGGTACCTGTCCGAGCGGGCAGCGACCGATGCCTTCGACCGGGCGGGCAATGCCGCCCCGACGATCTGGGTCGACGGCCGGGTGGTCGGCACCTGGGCCCAGCGTGAGGACCGGGAGATCCGGTTGCACTGGTTCGACGACGTACCGACGAGCCGCCGGGCGCAGGTCGAGGCGCGCGCCGAGGAGGTGGCCACCTGGGTGGGGGACACCCGCTACCGGGTCCGGTTCCCCAGCCGGCTGCACCGTGACCTGGTCGGCTGA
- a CDS encoding inositol monophosphatase family protein, giving the protein MTDTDFLATLVREIATEAAGAALAGRGDGVEVVASKSTSVDVVTQVDRDVEQLIRSRIAQARPDDGFYGEESGAEPGTSGYTWLVDPIDGTVNFLYGLPHWCTSVAVVEGPPEPGRWRAVAGCVVAPVLGETFWAASGRGAHLGPERLRITGVPDLEHSLVETGFGYAAAERARQGRIVAELLPRVRDIRRIGSAALALCAVAAGRVDAYFEANLNPWDFAAGALIAAEAGARVTGLQGEPPGARMVLAAPPSLATDLEPLIG; this is encoded by the coding sequence ATGACGGACACCGACTTCCTGGCCACCCTCGTCCGCGAGATCGCAACCGAGGCCGCCGGTGCTGCCCTGGCCGGTCGCGGCGACGGCGTCGAGGTGGTCGCCAGCAAGTCGACCTCGGTCGATGTGGTGACCCAGGTCGATCGCGATGTGGAACAGCTGATCCGCAGCCGGATCGCCCAGGCCCGCCCCGACGACGGCTTCTACGGGGAGGAGTCGGGAGCCGAGCCCGGGACGAGTGGCTACACCTGGCTGGTCGACCCGATCGACGGCACCGTGAACTTCCTCTACGGGCTGCCGCACTGGTGCACCTCGGTGGCTGTGGTCGAGGGCCCACCGGAACCGGGCCGGTGGCGTGCGGTCGCCGGTTGCGTGGTCGCACCCGTGCTGGGCGAGACCTTCTGGGCTGCGTCCGGCCGCGGGGCCCACCTCGGCCCGGAACGCCTGAGGATCACCGGCGTACCCGATCTCGAACACAGTCTGGTCGAGACCGGTTTCGGGTACGCGGCGGCCGAGCGCGCCCGGCAGGGCAGGATCGTCGCCGAACTGCTGCCCCGGGTACGCGACATCCGGCGGATCGGCAGCGCAGCACTTGCCCTGTGCGCCGTGGCCGCCGGACGGGTGGATGCCTACTTCGAGGCGAATCTGAATCCGTGGGACTTCGCCGCCGGTGCCCTGATCGCCGCCGAGGCCGGGGCAAGGGTGACCGGGCTGCAGGGGGAGCCGCCGGGCGCGCGGATGGTGCTGGCGGCACCCCCGTCGTTGGCCACCGACCTGGAACCGCTGATCGGCTGA
- the ppk2 gene encoding polyphosphate kinase 2, producing MTEVTSAPTGHDATKTPTAQQQWPIDLAKLEGYRVIDVDDDDPVLLDAQGRPVETWREGYPYPEKLDRDVYDLDKRLLQIELLKLQKWIKRTDRELVIIFEGRDAAGKGGTIKRFTEHLNPRGARVVALEKPTERELTQWYFQRYVSHLPAAGEIVMFDRSWYNRAGVERVMGFCTDRQYERFMDDAPEFERLLTRSDIDLVKFWFSVSQAEQRTRFAIRQVDPVRQWKLSPTDLASLDKWDAYTEAKENMFARTDKPDAPWTVVKSNDKKRARLEAMRHVLSLYDYDNKDTEVVGTPDHLIVGPAAEIFRDDARD from the coding sequence ATGACCGAAGTCACCTCTGCGCCCACTGGCCACGACGCCACGAAGACCCCGACCGCGCAGCAGCAGTGGCCGATCGATCTGGCGAAGCTCGAGGGATACCGGGTGATCGACGTCGACGACGACGATCCGGTCCTGCTCGATGCCCAGGGCCGTCCGGTCGAGACCTGGCGCGAGGGGTACCCGTACCCGGAGAAGCTGGACCGCGATGTCTACGACCTGGACAAGCGGTTGCTGCAGATCGAACTGCTGAAGCTGCAGAAGTGGATCAAGCGCACCGATCGTGAACTGGTGATCATCTTCGAAGGCCGTGATGCCGCCGGCAAGGGTGGCACGATCAAGCGATTCACCGAGCACCTGAATCCCCGCGGGGCCCGGGTGGTGGCGTTGGAGAAGCCCACCGAACGCGAACTCACCCAGTGGTACTTCCAGCGCTACGTCTCCCACCTGCCGGCAGCCGGCGAGATCGTGATGTTCGACCGTTCCTGGTACAACCGCGCCGGGGTCGAACGGGTGATGGGGTTCTGCACCGATCGGCAGTACGAGCGATTCATGGACGACGCCCCGGAGTTCGAGCGCCTACTGACCCGTTCCGACATCGATCTGGTGAAGTTCTGGTTCTCGGTCTCCCAGGCCGAGCAGCGGACCAGGTTCGCGATCCGCCAGGTCGACCCGGTCCGGCAGTGGAAACTCTCGCCGACCGATCTGGCCTCACTCGACAAATGGGATGCCTACACCGAGGCGAAGGAGAACATGTTCGCCCGGACCGACAAACCCGACGCCCCGTGGACGGTGGTGAAGTCGAACGACAAGAAGCGCGCCCGCCTGGAGGCGATGCGTCACGTCCTGTCGCTTTATGACTACGACAACAAGGACACCGAGGTCGTCGGTACGCCGGACCATCTGATCGTCGGGCCCGCCGCGGAGATCTTCCGCGACGACGCCCGCGACTGA
- a CDS encoding tetratricopeptide repeat protein, translated as MDFRWFNYRRALDAFELKDYRTAARLLEEIVAEHPDAIEPRLLLARSYYHSASLQPAVDQLRVIVEADPTETYARLLLARTLERQSKHEEAAPHRKLVAALTGDDSLLQHHRPGQ; from the coding sequence ATGGATTTCCGCTGGTTCAACTACCGCCGCGCCTTGGATGCCTTCGAGCTGAAGGACTACCGGACCGCTGCCCGTCTGCTCGAGGAGATCGTCGCCGAGCACCCCGATGCGATCGAGCCCCGGCTGCTGCTCGCCCGCTCCTACTACCACTCCGCCTCGCTGCAGCCGGCCGTGGATCAGCTCCGGGTGATCGTCGAGGCCGATCCGACCGAGACCTACGCGCGGTTGCTGCTGGCCCGCACGCTGGAGCGGCAGTCCAAGCACGAGGAGGCCGCCCCGCACCGCAAGCTGGTGGCCGCACTGACCGGTGACGACTCGTTGCTGCAGCATCACCGCCCCGGCCAGTGA